One window of Mesorhizobium loti R88b genomic DNA carries:
- the tgt gene encoding tRNA guanosine(34) transglycosylase Tgt, translating to MAKPFSFKVLAKDGKARRGLIDMPRGEIRTPAFMPVGTGGTVKAMYMDQVRGVGADIILGNTYHLMLRPGAERVARLGGLHEFARWPHPILTDSGGFQVMSLSKLRKLTEKGVTFRSHIDGAAYEMSPERSIEIQGLLDSDIQMQLDECTALPAELKEIERAMELSLRWAERCKAAFGDQPGKAMFGIVQGGDNADLRVRSAQALSAMELKGYAVGGLAVGEPQAVMLEMLEITCPELPDDKPRYLMGVGTPDDILKSVARGIDMFDCVMPTRAGRHGLAYTRRGKVNLRNARHADDPRPLDEESDCPAARDYSRAYLHHLVRSQEALGAMLLTWNNLSYYQKLMQDIRAAIEIGSFEARGAEITEGWARGDIPVL from the coding sequence ATGGCTAAGCCTTTCAGCTTCAAGGTTCTGGCCAAAGACGGCAAGGCGAGGCGCGGTTTGATCGACATGCCGCGCGGCGAAATCCGCACACCGGCCTTCATGCCGGTCGGCACCGGCGGCACCGTCAAGGCCATGTACATGGACCAGGTGCGTGGTGTCGGCGCCGACATCATCCTGGGCAACACATATCATCTGATGCTGCGGCCGGGCGCCGAGCGCGTGGCGCGGCTTGGCGGCCTGCATGAGTTCGCCCGCTGGCCGCATCCGATCCTGACCGACAGCGGCGGCTTTCAGGTGATGTCGTTGTCGAAGCTCAGGAAATTGACCGAAAAGGGCGTCACCTTCCGCTCGCATATTGATGGCGCCGCCTATGAAATGTCGCCGGAGCGCTCGATCGAGATCCAGGGGTTGCTCGATTCCGACATCCAGATGCAACTGGACGAATGCACGGCGCTGCCAGCGGAACTGAAAGAGATCGAGCGGGCGATGGAGCTGTCGCTGCGCTGGGCCGAACGCTGCAAGGCGGCGTTCGGCGACCAACCGGGCAAGGCGATGTTCGGCATCGTGCAAGGTGGCGACAATGCAGATTTGAGGGTGCGCTCGGCGCAGGCGCTGAGCGCGATGGAACTGAAGGGCTATGCTGTCGGCGGGCTGGCCGTCGGCGAGCCGCAAGCGGTCATGCTCGAGATGCTCGAGATCACCTGTCCGGAACTGCCTGATGACAAGCCGCGCTATCTCATGGGCGTCGGCACGCCCGACGATATCCTGAAATCCGTGGCGCGCGGCATCGATATGTTCGATTGCGTGATGCCGACGCGGGCCGGCCGCCACGGCCTTGCCTACACAAGGCGCGGCAAGGTCAATCTGCGCAACGCCCGCCATGCCGACGATCCGCGCCCGCTGGACGAGGAAAGCGACTGCCCGGCGGCGCGCGATTATTCGCGCGCCTATCTGCACCATCTGGTGCGCTCGCAAGAGGCGCTTGGGGCGATGCTGCTGACCTGGAACAATCTTTCGTATTATCAAAAGCTTATGCAGGACATCCGCGCCGCGATCGAGATTGGCAGCTTCGAGGCGCGTGGGGCTGAGATCACGGAAGGCTGGGCGAGGGGCGATATCCCCGTCCTGTAA
- the queA gene encoding tRNA preQ1(34) S-adenosylmethionine ribosyltransferase-isomerase QueA, which produces MRVDLFDFDLPEERIALRPAEPRDSAKLLVVKPGEALDDRTVGDLPSMLRAGDVLVFNDTKVIPAQLKGIRRRGEATAQVEATLHMRMAPDRWLAFMRPGKRIAAGDRIHFGHDGNSCFLGQLDATVIEKGEGGEALLGFDLSGPFLDEALHAVGHIPLPPYIASKRDDDARDRADYQTIYAREEGAVAAPTAGLHFTPELFAELDAKGVERHFVTLHVGAGTFLPVKADDTADHKMHAEIGSVSEATADALNAAKARGGRIIAVGTTSLRLLESAARQDGTLAAWSGPTDIFITPGYRFRTADMLMTNFHLPRSTLFMLVSAFSGLDTMRAAYVHAIANRYRFYSYGDASLLYRAEISDGR; this is translated from the coding sequence ATGCGCGTTGACCTCTTTGACTTCGATCTGCCGGAGGAGCGCATCGCGCTTCGCCCGGCTGAGCCGCGCGACAGCGCCAAGCTGCTGGTGGTCAAACCGGGCGAGGCACTCGATGACCGGACAGTTGGCGACCTGCCGTCCATGCTCAGAGCCGGCGATGTGCTGGTGTTCAACGACACCAAGGTCATTCCGGCGCAGCTCAAAGGCATCCGGCGGCGCGGGGAAGCCACGGCGCAGGTCGAAGCAACGCTGCATATGCGGATGGCGCCGGACCGCTGGCTGGCCTTCATGCGGCCTGGCAAGCGCATTGCCGCCGGCGATCGCATCCATTTCGGCCATGACGGCAATTCCTGTTTCCTCGGCCAGCTCGACGCCACGGTGATCGAGAAGGGCGAGGGCGGCGAGGCGCTGCTCGGCTTCGACCTGTCGGGGCCTTTCCTCGACGAAGCTCTGCACGCCGTCGGCCATATTCCGCTGCCGCCCTATATCGCGTCGAAGCGCGATGATGATGCGCGCGACCGCGCCGACTACCAGACCATTTATGCCCGGGAGGAAGGCGCCGTTGCGGCGCCCACTGCCGGCCTACATTTCACGCCGGAGCTGTTTGCAGAGCTCGATGCCAAGGGGGTCGAACGCCACTTCGTCACTCTTCACGTCGGTGCCGGTACGTTCTTGCCGGTGAAGGCGGACGACACCGCCGATCATAAGATGCATGCCGAAATCGGCTCGGTCAGCGAGGCGACCGCCGATGCGCTGAACGCCGCCAAGGCGAGGGGCGGGCGCATCATCGCTGTCGGTACGACCTCGCTGCGCCTGCTGGAGAGTGCCGCGCGTCAGGACGGCACGTTGGCTGCATGGTCCGGACCGACCGACATCTTCATCACGCCAGGCTACCGCTTTCGCACCGCAGACATGCTGATGACCAATTTCCACCTGCCGCGCTCGACCTTGTTCATGCTGGTTTCGGCCTTCAGCGGTCTCGACACGATGCGCGCCGCCTATGTGCATGCCATTGCGAACCGCTACAGGTTCTACTCCTATGGCGACGCAAGCCTGCTTTATCGCGCGGAGATTAGCGATGGACGATGA
- a CDS encoding DMT family transporter → MMGVVWSLLGILSGAFIAIQAPINSQLARGLGLPVAAAAFSFFSGAVVLGIISVTVVKLQGITLDWKAPASWLFVAGGMLGGFYVTLSTILTPRIGAAALMAFLVAGQLPAGMLIDRIGFIGVAVREISLGRIAGAVLLLAGALLVRLY, encoded by the coding sequence ATGATGGGCGTCGTCTGGTCGCTTCTCGGCATCCTGTCCGGCGCCTTCATTGCCATTCAGGCCCCGATCAACTCGCAGCTGGCGCGCGGCCTGGGTCTCCCGGTCGCGGCGGCTGCGTTTTCGTTCTTTTCGGGTGCGGTCGTGCTCGGCATTATCTCCGTCACGGTGGTGAAGCTGCAAGGCATCACGCTCGACTGGAAGGCGCCAGCGTCCTGGCTGTTCGTCGCTGGCGGCATGCTCGGCGGCTTCTATGTGACGCTCTCCACAATCCTGACGCCGCGCATCGGTGCCGCCGCGCTGATGGCGTTCCTGGTGGCCGGCCAGCTGCCGGCAGGCATGCTCATCGACCGTATCGGCTTCATCGGCGTCGCGGTGCGTGAAATCTCGCTCGGCCGCATCGCCGGCGCGGTGCTGCTCTTGGCCGGAGCGCTGCTCGTCCGGCTCTATTGA